The following are encoded in a window of Alosa sapidissima isolate fAloSap1 chromosome 10, fAloSap1.pri, whole genome shotgun sequence genomic DNA:
- the LOC121720238 gene encoding E3 ubiquitin-protein ligase NEURL3-like: MTNNVNERTKDPHVCGLTCLGPLTFHPGAVGKKITLSHGNCRASRDLETFRDGLVFSSRPVKPREKVQFRVERSLLAWEGGVRVGFTNVCPTTAGPLPPLACPDLADKPGYWALPVPQRDCPPGTMVSFWMDSTGLLCYKTPAETFCNQTDLDLSRPLWAIIDVYGQSTTVLLLGSVRRLKRFIKTSSCPIPRSTFECGYEDTPPELKKRKTIAERKLKQHQEDQSNNNNSQRTGCSKQDLCAVCLDREARLAPQCGHRCLCLPCANRVFEEFGTCPLCRQII, translated from the exons ATGACCAACAACGTAAATG AAAGGACCAAGGACCCCCATGTCTGTGGACTCACCTGCCTGGGTCCTCTGACCTTCCACCCTGGGGCGGTGGGTAAGAAGATCACCCTCAGCCATGGCAACTGCAGGGCCTCGAGAGACTTGGAGACCTTCAGGGACGGCCTGGTGTTCAGCAGTCGCCCAGTGAAGCCCAGGGAGAAGGTCCAGTTCCGGGTGGAGCGCAGTCTTCTAGCCTGGGAGGGCGGTGTGCGGGTCGGCTTCACCAACGTATGCCCGACCACCGCCGGACCACTTCCTCCGCTGGCCTGTCCCGACCTCGCAGACAAGCCCGGGTACTGGGCTTTGCCAGTGCCACAACGGGACTGCCCACCTGGTACCATGGTCTCCTTCTGGATGGATTCAACTGGACTGTTGTGTTACAAGACACCCGCTGAAACTTTCTGTAATCAGACTGATTTGGACCTCTCTCGGCCTCTCTGGGCTATTATTGATGTCTACGGCCAGTCAACTACGGTGCTTTTACTCG GTTCTGTACGAAGGTTGAAACGATTTATTAAGACATCCTCCTGCCCTATTCCTCGTAGCACATTTGAATGTGGCTATGAAGATACTCCACCTGAATTAAAGAAAAGGAAAACCATCGCTGAAAGGAAGCTGAAACAGCATCAAGAAGATCAAAGTAACAATAACAACTCTCAGAGAACAG GGTGCAGCAAGCAGGACTTGTGTGCGGTGTGTCTGGACCGTGAAGCTCGTCTGGCCCCCCAGTGTGGACATCGCTGCCTGTGCCTCCCCTGTGCTAACAGGGTGTTTGAGGAATTCGGCACGTGTCCACTGTGTCGGCAGATTATCTAG
- the LOC121720239 gene encoding E3 ubiquitin-protein ligase NEURL3-like — protein MGRPKETTKDPHVCGLTCLGPLTFHPGAVGKKITLSHGTCRASRDLETFRDGLVFSSRPVKPREKVQFRVERSLLAWDGGVRIGFTNVRPAAGPLPPMAIPDLTDKLGYGVMQVPQRYCPPGTMITFWMDPTGNLCYKTSTGTFDCNQTDLDLSRPLWAIIDVYGQSTTVLLLGSVRRTSLVIKKSCPIPRSTFKCGYEDNPPELKKRIEVTQKKKKQHQEAQSNNASSLTLGCRQEDLCAVCLDREACLALRCGHRCLCLPCANRVFAEFGTCPLCRQII, from the exons AAACGACCAAGGACCCCCATGTCTGTGGACTCACCTGCCTGGGTCCTCTGACCTTCCACCCTGGGGCCGTGGGTAAGAAGATCACCCTCAGCCATGGGACCTGCAGGGCCTCGAGAGACTTGGAGACCTTCAGGGACGGCCTGGTGTTCAGCAGTCGCCCAGTGAAGCCCAGGGAGAAGGTCCAGTTCCGGGTGGAGCGCAGTCTTCTAGCCTGGGATGGCGGTGTGCGAATCGGCTTCACTAATGTACGCCCTGCCGCTGGACCACTTCCACCCATGGCCATTCCCGACCTCACAGACAAGCTTGGATACGGGGTTATGCAAGTGCCTCAGAGGTACTGCCCACCTGGTACCATGATCACCTTCTGGATGGATCCGACTGGAAATCTGTGTTACAAGACATCCACTGGAACATTCGACTGTAATCAGACTGATTTGGACCTCTCTCGGCCTCTCTGGGCTATTATTGATGTCTACGGCCAGTCAACTACGGTGCTTTTACTTG GTTCTGTCAGGCGAACTTCTCTGGTTATTAAAAAATCCTGCCCCATACCTCGTAGCACATTTAAATGTGGATATGAAGATAATCCACCTGAGTTAAAGAAAAGGATTGAGGTGACtcaaaagaagaagaaacagcATCAAGAGGCCCAAAGCAACAATGCCAGTTCTTTGACATTGG GGTGCAGGCAGGAGGACTTGTGTGCGGTGTGTCTGGACCGTGAAGCTTGTCTGGCCCTCCGCTGTGGACATCGCTGCCTGTGCCTCCCCTGTGCTAACAGGGTGTTTGCAGAGTTCGGCACATGTCCACTGTGTCGGCAGATTATCTAG